The stretch of DNA CCAGGACGGGCCACGCCCGGCCATCGAGGATCTCGCTTGCCTCCGTGACGACCTTGATCGTGGTCTCGAACACCGCCTCGAAGTCCGCGCCTTGCTCGACATCGACGCCGAGCAGCCACGAGGGTTTGTTCACCACGAGGAGGTGGGTGCCGCCGACCCGAGCGAAATCCTTCACGGCCTCGATCCCTTTCCCATGTTCGGGATCGAGATGGAGGTGGTTGTCGAGCACCGGCGTATCGAGTTCCATGGCCGGTATCGGGGGATCGCTCGCAAAAACTGCACGCTCTCGTCGAGCTTGTGGTCGGGAAACCGACCGACGCGGCCGTGTCCCCGGCATGTGCAGGGGTCGTGGCTATGCTCGTACGTGCCGTCGAGACGCGGTAGCTCGCGTCGCGCGGGCTCGGAGGTGTTGTTCATGAAGATAGGAATCGAAGCCGAGTACTGGGTGATCGATGCGTCGGGAGCGCTGTGTGACGGGCGAGCGCTCACGATACACGACAACGTCGAACCCGAGTTCGTCGCCCCGCTGATCGAGGTGCACACGCCGCCGCTCGAAGATGTCGACGAGCTCCGGCGCTCGTTCGGGACGACGCTCCGGACGGTGCTCGATGCGGCCGCCGCCGACGGCAAGCGGCTCGTACCGCTCGGAACGCCGCTCGCCTCGGCGGCATCGCCGCCGGTCACCGATCGGGGGCAGCTCCTCGAACGGATCTACGGTGCGGGTCTCGCGCCCGCGACCCAGTGTGCCGGCACGCACGTCCACTTCGATCTCGACGACGCCACGAAACAGCTCACCCTCCTGACCGCGCTCGATCCCGCGCTCGCGCTGGTGAGTTCGTCGCCGTGGTACGCGGGGCGACCCCGAGGGCACTCCTCGCGTGCACACGCCTACCGGTCGCTGTGTGGCGAGGCGTTCGTCCCGTTGCGCGACCTCTGGTCGTACCCGTCCGATCTTTCCGAGTGGGAACGCCGGATCGAGGCGAGCTACGATCGGTTCCGGACGCTCGCGGCCGAGCGCGGCGTCAGCGAGGACGAGCTCGTGACTCACTTCCAGCCCGACGACGCGATCGTAGCCCCAGTCCGGCTGCGTCGGTGCCCACCGACCGTCGAGTGGCGTGCCCCCGACACGGCGCTGCCCACCGAAACGTTGCGCCTCGTGGGCGACGTCGCTCGCTTGGTCCGTCGCGCCGCGGACGAGCCGGTGGAGATCGGCGATCCGCGCGTCGAACCCGGTCGGATCGTCGTGCCGCCGTTCGACGAACTCGAACGGCTCTCGCAGGCGGCGATCGAGCACGGTCTCGGTTCGTCGGCGGTCCGTGAGTACCTCGAACGAATGGGGATCGACACGCGGGCCTACCGGCCGATCGCGACCGAAATCGCGTGCGACACGTCGGTGACACGGGCCGACGCGCGGCGCATCCGGATCGCGTACGCCGAGCGATTCGAACGCGACATCGAAGCGATCACGGCTCGCTCCGCCATTGAAGGGGCGAGCGAGCAACGAGCGCTCGTCGATGGCGGCCGGAACACGGACACCTCGAGTAGAAAGCTGCCGTAGCCGTCCGGGAACGATCCGCCATCCACTACGTCAGTCCGTCGGGTCGGATTCGAGCGTGACAGCTTCGTGGGCGGCGTTTCTGAGCGCGTCCGAGCGACCGTGACTCCCGGGCGCGATCGCGAGCGTCGCCAGCCCACGGCGGGCGGCGTGTTCGAGCACGGGCTTGAAGTCGGTGTCGCGCGACGCGATCGCGAGAGTGTCGAGATCGCCGATCGCGGCGGTCGCGTCGACCGCGAGCTTCACGTCGACGTCGCCGCTCGTGATCCGGACCTCGAACCCGCGGGCTTCCGCAGCCTGGATCAGTCCCGGCGTGGCGTGTTCGTCGAGATAGAGCCGCACGACAGCCGGCCGGCCGACCGCCGCCGCAGCCGCGCGGATGTCGTCGAGATCCACGTCGAACTCGCTCCGGAGGACGTTCGGTCCGTCGACGAACAGCCCGACCGCCGGCTCGCGACTCCCCGTACTCGACACCGCCTCTCGGAGCTTTCCGAGCATGTCTCGGTTCGACCGGCGGGCGGCAAAGCCGTGACGGTGTCCGATCGACCGAAACGACACCCTTGTTTTCTCTAGCCTACTTAATAATCCAACCGCTATAACGATTTGTTGCACAATTATATGGGAACATTTAAGGAATGCTGTACTGATTGTAGGTCTGGACCATGGTTGAGAAACCCACTCCAGGTCGACGATCGTTCTTGAAAGCAATCGGTGCAGGAACACTGTTCGGCGGACTGAGCGGTGTTGCGTCCGCGACACCGGGTCGTCAGCCCGGCCCGAAGAAAGACGAGATCCTCGTCGGGGTGTCGGCGTCGGCAGCCGACATGGAAGGGGCGGTCACACAGGCCGTCCCCGGCAACGCGGAGGTCGTCCACCGAAACGAAAAGCTGAGCTACGTCGCGGTGAAGTTCCCGAGCCAGGCCGCCGATCGCGCGAAGGAGAACTTCATCGACGCGATCACGAAGAAAGATCACATCAAGTACGCCGAGCCGAACACGACCCACGAGGCGCTTTACCAGCCGAGCGATCCGCGCTTCGGCGACCAGTACGCACCGAAACAGGTCGAATCCGATCGGGCGTGGGACACCACGCTTGGCGACTCCGGGGTGACGATCGCGGTCGTCGACACGGGTGCGCAGTACGACCATCCCGACCTTCAGGCGAACTACAAGTCGAACCCCGGTCGGGACTTCGCCGACAACGACTCCGACCCGTATCCCGACGCCCCGAGCAGCGAGTACCACGGCACCCACGTCTCGGGCTGTGCGGCCGCCGTCGTCGACAACGGCACCGGAGTGGCTGGCCAGAGCAACTCCTCGCTCATCAACGGCCGTGCGCTCGACGAGGGGGGTTCGGGATCGACCGCGGATATCGCCGACGCCATCGAGTGGGCGGCCGACCAGGGGGCCGACATCATCAACCTCTCGCTCGGCGGTGGCGGGTACACGAGCACGATGAAAAACGCCGTGAGCTACGCGACCGACAACGGTTCGCTCGTGATCGCCGCCGCGGGCAACAACGGGTCGAGCTCGGTCAGCTACCCGGCAGCCTACAGCGAGTGCATGGCGATCTCCGCCGTCGACGACAACGAGCAATTGGCGAGCTTCAGCCAGTACGGCGAGAACGTCGAACTCTGTGCACCGGGCGTCGACGTCCTCTCGACCACCACCGAGGCCCGCGGCTCCTACGAGCGCCTCTCGGGCACGTCGATGGCGACCCCGGTGACCTCCGGCGTCGCCGGGCTCACGCTCGCGAAGTGGAACCTCACGAACCAGGAACTTCGATCGCACCTCAAAAACACCGCCGAGGACATCGGACTCTCGGCGAACGAGCAGGGTAGCGGCCAGGTCGACGCGCTCGCAGCCGTCACCACCGATCCAGCCGACGGCGGGGGCGGCGGTGGCGGTGGTGGTGGAGGCGGCGAGACCACGTCGGGCTCCGTCGACGGCAGCCTATCGAGCTACAGGGACGGCGACGACTACACGTGGTCGTGGACGTACTCCTCGCCGAGCCAGGTCGTCGTCGAACTCGATGGACCGACCAACGCCGACTTCGACCTCTACGTCAACACGGGTACGACCCGGAACGCCTCGCCGAACAGCTACGACTACGCCTCCCGGTCGACCAACAGCCAGGAGACGGTCACCATCGACACTCCCGACGACTCGGCGGCCATGCAGATCAACGTCGACTCGTACAGCGGCTCCGGTAACTACTCCCTGACGATCACCGAGACGCAGTAATCGATCGCTGCTGCCGATTTTTCCGCGTCAGGACGGCTGTGTGCGCCGGCTCCCTTCGTTCTGGTCGCTCCAGTAGTAGAACGCGACGTTGGCCGCGAGTCCGAGGACGAACAGTCCGATCGTCGCCCAGAACGACTGATAGAACAGCACGTCCATGTAGACGACCGGGCCATCGACCAGCGGCCAGAGCGGTTCGATCCGGGTTGAGGTGTCGGGTGCCGAAAGCATGTCGGCGAAGACGTGTGCGAGACTCGGCAGACCGACGGCGATTACGCCGAGCGCGGTCGCGTGGTCCGCCGCCTCGCGGGAGAACCACGTCGTCCCACCGAACAGTCGCTTGAGGAGCCAGCCGAGGATCGGCCCGAGGATCGCCGCGAACACCAGCGCAGCGAGCACCGTGTGAAACACGCCGTGGTGATGGATACCCTGGAAGCTAGAGAGCACGAGATCGACGTCGGGCAACATGCCGAACCAGAATCCCACGCCGATGAACAACGCCGCAGTGCGCCGGTCGTCGATGAAGTACCACGCCGGGGCAAGCCAGAGCAATCCCATCCCGAGATGACCGAGAACGTCGACCATGCTCGTTCGGATGGTGATAGCAGCAAAAACCTATTGCATGCCCTCGCCGGGAAAATCCCCACGGAGCGGTCGTCTCGGGCCAAACGGTGGTTCGTTCACTCGCAGTGACTGGAAATCGTTTCGGGCCCGAGTCCTCTCCGAAACGTCGAAGAACCGAGAACGAGGGCTCCAACCTGTGAGAAGGGTCGTCATTGGCAGGCCGCACGCTCAAGTTACGAAGAGCCAAAGCGCAGCCCATGTCCGAGGACGATCCCCACGAGCGCGACGTCACGCTCGCGAAGGAAAAAGACGAGACGGACGACGAGGAGGCCGAGGACGCGGAGCAGGCCCGTGAGGCCGAAGCCGAGCGAAAGCGTGAGGAGGCCGCCGAGGGCGAGGTCGACACCGAATCCGAGAAACGCGAGAACGCCGCCCGCGAGGCCGAGAACCCCGACAACCATCGGGACGAGGAGCCGCACAGCAGCTAACCGACCTTTCGGCCGACCACTCACTCCCCAGCCGCCCGCCGTGCAGCCGCGAGCACCTCGTCGTGCGCTGCGCCGTTCGAAGCGACCAGTCCGCGGCTGTCGTGACGCCACGGCTCGCCATCGAGGTCGGTCACGGTACCGCCGGCGTTGTGGATCATGTGCGCGCCCGCGATCGTGTCCCACGGGTGCATCCGAACGGTGGTGATCGCGGCGTCGAGCGACCCGCTGGCGACCGCCGCGAGCGTCGCCTGAGCGCAGCCGAGCCGGCGGTAGTCGCCGAACCGTTCGGCGAGCACGTCCACTCCGGCGGTGTCCGCTGCGTCGTCGAGCAGGATCGGATCGACCACGAACGCGTCGGAGTCCTCGCGCGAACTCACGCGAACGGGGTCACCGTTCAGCGTGACGCGCTCCGCGCCCGCGAGATACGTGTCCGCAAGCGCCGGGAGGACCGTGGCTGCGGCGACCGGTTCGCCGTCGACGACGCTCGCGACACTCGTTCCCCAGATCCGGAGTCCGCGGACGAAGTTGTTCGTCCCGTCGATCGGGTCGACCACCCACGCCGGCCCCTCCTCGGGGATCGTCTTCGATGCACCTTCCTCTTCACCGATAACGGGGTCGTCGTACTCCTCGTGGATGGTCTCGACGACGCGACGCTGTGCGTCGCGGTCGATCTGGGTCACCACGTCGGTCTTGTCGGCCTTGGTCTCGACCGTGAGTTCCTCACGGAACGATTCGAGCGCGACTCGCGCGCCCGCGTCCGCCGCTCGTGCCACGAGATCGGCTCGTGCCTCGGTGTCGGTCATACGCCACCGTCTCGCCGCGCGGGCAAAAACCGTCGGGCGGATGCCCCGACGGTGCTCAGACAAGCGACGCCGACTGGGGGTCAACCATCTCAACCGCACGACTACACGAGTCTCAAAAATTCCCTTGAGGAGTGGTCTCTTCTATTCTTCGACGAATCAGGCGGTACGTAGGTGCGAACTGGCTACTGACCCCATCTTTATTGTTCTGGATCTTGTATTTCAGTGAGATGAGCCGGTGGCTCCTCTTCGGTTTCGGCCTGGTGTTCGGGATCCTACTATTCGTCCAGGCCTACCAGGGAAACCTTCTGTTAGCCCTCATTGCAGTCGTTTTCACGATCTTCGGCTTTGGCGGCTTTTGGTGGAACACGACTCAGGACGACCCAATCCAGACACGATTCTCACAGTCTCGTTAGGCAGGTACGCCCATCACTTGTAGTGACTATTCGCCGCTCGCTGTACTGTGGGATGTGGGAATTTTCACGAAATCTCCGTACAACCGGACGAACCATCACCGCACTAGAACCGCCGCCACGTTGCCACACCGAATCACCCTGCAGGATCGGACTCTCGCTCGAACTACCAAACCATTAGGCTGCGGGGGACGACACGCCGGCATGGCACTTCGAGAACCGCCGCTGGCCGCGGCCCACGACGCCCGCGGCGCACAGACGACCGAGTTCGGCGGCTGGGCGATGCCCGTCGAGTTCGATTCGATCCGTACGGAACACGAGAGCGTCCGCGAGTCCGCCGGCAAGTTCGACGTCTCGCACATGGGCGAGATCGAAGTCTCGGGGCCGGATGCCGCTGAACTGCTCGGGCGGCTCACGACCAACGACGTGAGCGCGCCCGATCCCGGCAACGCACAGTACGCGATGATCACCGACACCGAGGGCACGATCCTCGACGACACGGTGATCTACCGACTGCCCGAAACCCACGACGCCGACTTTCTGTTCGTCCCGAACGCGGGCCACGACGAGGAAATGGAAGATCGCTGGACGACCCACCGCGACGAGTGGGAGCTCGACGCGACGGTCGACAACCGCACCGAGGAATACGCGATGTTCGCGGTCCAGGGCCCCGACGCGGTCGAACTCGTCGCAAGCGCGGCCGACGACGCGAATGCAACCGCCGACGCGGACGAACCGCTCGCCGACCTCGGGCGGTTTTCGGCGACCGACGCCACCGTTGCCGACGTCGACTGCCTCGCGGCGCGCACGGGCTACACCGGCGAGGACGGCCTCGAACTGATCGTTCCGTGGGATGGGGCCGAAGCGGTTTGGGAAGCGTTCGACTGCCAGCCGTGTGGGCTCGGCGCGCGCGACACCCTCCGGATCGAAGCGGGATTCCTGCTTTCGGGCCAGGACTTCCACCACGAGGAGAACCCCCGCAACCCCTTCGAGGCCGACGTCGGCTTCGCCGTCGATCTCGACACCGAGTTCGTCGGCCGCGACGCGCTCGCCCAGGTTGCAGAACCGGGCCCCGACGAGCGCTTCGTCGGGTTCGAACTCGAAACCCGTGGCGTGCCCCGCCACGGCTACGACATCACCGACTCCGAGGGGACGACCATCGGCACGGTCACGAGCGGAACGATGAGTCCCACCCTCTCGACCCCGGTCGGGATGGGGTACGTTCCGACCGAGTACGCGGAGCCAGGGACCGCGGTTTCGGTCCGCGTCCGGGGAGAGCCGAAAGAGGCACGTACCCGGGCGCTCCCATTCCTCGAACGATGAGCTTCGAGATCCCCGACGAGTTGCGGTACATGGAGAGCCACGAGTGGGCCGACCGCGAGGACGGCACGGCACGCATCGGCATCTCCGACTTCGCCCAGGACGAACTCGGCGACATCGTGTTCGTGGAGTTCCCCGAGGAGGGCGAGGAAATCACCCACGACGAGGAGTTCGGCGTCGTCGAGTCCATCAAGGCAGTGTCCGATCTCTACTCGCCGGTTTCGGGTACCGTGACCGCGACCAACGACGCACTGCTCGACGCGCCCGAACTCGTCAACGACGACCCCTACGGCGAGGGATGGATGCTCGAAGTCGACCTCGACGACGCCGACGACCTCGACGACCTCCTCGACGCCGACGCGTACCGCAACCAGATCGAGTGATCGGCTCGGCAGTCTACCGTCCACGCGTGGTTTCGTCGCCACCGGCGCGAGATCAGCGCAGTCGATGCACGGTTCCGGCTCGAAACGGTGCAAACGATGGCCTGATATGGCCGCCACCGCAACATTTGTCAATGCCGTTCCAGTCCAGTGGAGGGCGGGTCCGTGAGTAGCGACGAGCACCGAGAGAACGGTCGCGGCAGCCCGTTCGCGCCGCATACGGCGGCCGAAACCACGGCGATGTTGGACGCGGTCGGCGTCGAGAGCGAGGACCACCTGTTCGACATTCCCGAGGAGATCGAGTTCGACGGGAGCTTCGACATCGAACCGCGGAGCGAGCGCGCGATCCGGGAGGAGATCGCGTCGATGCTCGGGCGTAACGAAGACCTCGTGGAGTTCCTCGGCCGGGGCCACTACGACCACTACGTCCCCTCGGCGGTCGACCACCTCGCCGACCGCTCGGAGTTTCTGACCTCCTACACCCAGTACCAGCCCGAGGTCGCCCAGGGGTTCCTCCAGGCGCTCTTCGAGTACCAGTCGATGCTGGTCGAACTCACCGGACTGGAGGTGGCGAACTGCTCGATGTACGACGCCGCGACCGCGCTCGGCGAGGCCGCGACGCTCGCGGTCCGAGTGCGCGCGACGAGCGGCGATCGCGTATTGGTCCCCGAACAGCTCCACGACGGCCGGCGCGCGGTGCTCGACAGCTACCTCGCCGGCACCGACGCCATCGTCGAAACCTACCCGATGGACGATGGGATCGTCGATCGTGACGCGCTCGCCGATGCGATCGACGAGGACTGCGTCATGGTCTACACCGAGAACCCTACCGTTCGCGGCACCATCGAGGAGGGTCTCGGGGCGATCGGCGAACTCACCGACGACCACGACGCACTCTTCTGTCTCGGTAGCGATCCCGTGGCGCTCTCCTTGCTCGAAGAGCCCGCGAGCGTGGGCGCCGACGTCGTGATCGGCGATGCCGCACTCGGGCTCGGCGCGGCCGATGGGATGGGACTCGGGCTGTTCGCCACTCGCGAGGCGTTCCTCCGCCAAGTCCCCGGACGGCTGGTGGGTACGGGCGAGGACAGCGAGGAGCGGCGGGCGTACACCCTCACGCTCCAGACCAGAGAACAGCACATCCGGCGCGAGCGCGCGACCTCCAATATCTGCACCAATCAGGCGTGGGTCGCGCTCCGGGCCGCGATGCACGTCGCGTGGCTCGGACCCGATGGACTAACTGATCTCGCGAAAGAGAGCGTCACGCGGGCGAACGAGGTCGCCGAGCGGCTCGACGCGATCGACGGCGTCACGGCCCCGGTCCACGACCGCCACCACTTCCGGGAGGTCGTCGCCCGCACCGATCGCGAGGCATCGGCCCTGAAAGAGGACCTCGAAGCCGAGGGGTACGCGATCCACGCGATCGACGATCACCTCGTGCAGGTCTGTGTGACTGAGACGAATGCCGACCGGATCGACGATCTCGTGGCGGCCGTGGAGGCGGTCGCATGAAATTTAATCAAGCCCGCTGGACGCGCGAGACACCCGAAGAAGGCGGCGAGGTCTACGAGCCGCTGCTCGTGGAGAAAAGCTCGCGTGCGGTCGAGACCGACGACGCACCGCTGCCCGACGATCTCACGCGGGACGGGATCGAACTCCCCGATCCTGCCGAACCGGAGCTCGCACGCCACTACACCCGGCTCTCCCAGATGAACTACGGCGTCGAGAACGGTCCGTTCCCGCTCGGGAGCTGTACGATGAAGTACAACCCGTCGTTCACCGAGGACGTGGCGGCGCTTCCCGAGGCCGCCACCCACCCCGACCGATCGACCGACAGCGTTCAGGGGAACCTCGAACTCCGCCACAAACTCGCCGACTCCCTCGCGCGTATCGGCGGGATGGACGCCGTCACCCTCCAGCCGCCTGCCGGAGCCGCCGGCGAGTTCACGGGGATCTTGATCGCGAAGGCCTACCACGAGCAGAACGGCAACGACCGAAACGAGATCGTCGTCCCCGAGAGCGCGCACGGAACGAACTTCGCGAGCGCGGCGCTCGCGGGCTACGAGGTGGTCTCGCTCCCGAGCGCCGACGATGGACGAGTGGACGTCGACGCACTTCGGGCCGCGGTGAGCGACGACACGGCGGCGCTGATGCTCACCAACCCCAATACGTTGGGACTGTTCGAGCGTGACATCGAGGAGATCGCCGACATCGTTCACGACGCCGGTGGGCTGCTCTACTACGACGGCGCGAACCTGAACGCGCTCCTCGGCCGTGCTCGCCCCGGCGACATGGGGTTCGACGTGATGCACTACAACGTCCACAAGACCTTCGCGACGCCCCACGGCGGCGGCGGGCCAGGCGCGGGCCCGGTCGGCGTGGTCGAAGAGCTCGCGCCGTATCTCCCGACGCCCCAGGTCAGCGAAATCGACTCGGACGAACCGGACGACGAGGAAGCGGCGAGCGACGACGCGAGCTACGAGCGGTTCGAACCCGAGCACTCGATTGGGAAGGTCCACGGATTCGCGGGCAACTGGCTCGTCCTCGTCAAGACCTATGCGTACATCGCGCGACTCGGCGATCCTGGACTCAGGGACACGAGTGCGAAGGCCGTGCTGAACGCGAACTATCTCGCCAGCCAGATCGACTACGACATCCCCTTCGAGCCGTTCCATCACGAGTTCGTCGCGAGCGCCGACCGTGACGCAG from Halococcus salifodinae DSM 8989 encodes:
- a CDS encoding glutamate-cysteine ligase family protein — protein: MKIGIEAEYWVIDASGALCDGRALTIHDNVEPEFVAPLIEVHTPPLEDVDELRRSFGTTLRTVLDAAAADGKRLVPLGTPLASAASPPVTDRGQLLERIYGAGLAPATQCAGTHVHFDLDDATKQLTLLTALDPALALVSSSPWYAGRPRGHSSRAHAYRSLCGEAFVPLRDLWSYPSDLSEWERRIEASYDRFRTLAAERGVSEDELVTHFQPDDAIVAPVRLRRCPPTVEWRAPDTALPTETLRLVGDVARLVRRAADEPVEIGDPRVEPGRIVVPPFDELERLSQAAIEHGLGSSAVREYLERMGIDTRAYRPIATEIACDTSVTRADARRIRIAYAERFERDIEAITARSAIEGASEQRALVDGGRNTDTSSRKLP
- a CDS encoding NYN domain-containing protein, whose translation is MLGKLREAVSSTGSREPAVGLFVDGPNVLRSEFDVDLDDIRAAAAAVGRPAVVRLYLDEHATPGLIQAAEARGFEVRITSGDVDVKLAVDATAAIGDLDTLAIASRDTDFKPVLEHAARRGLATLAIAPGSHGRSDALRNAAHEAVTLESDPTD
- a CDS encoding inositol monophosphatase family protein, which codes for MTDTEARADLVARAADAGARVALESFREELTVETKADKTDVVTQIDRDAQRRVVETIHEEYDDPVIGEEEGASKTIPEEGPAWVVDPIDGTNNFVRGLRIWGTSVASVVDGEPVAAATVLPALADTYLAGAERVTLNGDPVRVSSREDSDAFVVDPILLDDAADTAGVDVLAERFGDYRRLGCAQATLAAVASGSLDAAITTVRMHPWDTIAGAHMIHNAGGTVTDLDGEPWRHDSRGLVASNGAAHDEVLAAARRAAGE
- the gcvT gene encoding glycine cleavage system aminomethyltransferase GcvT; its protein translation is MALREPPLAAAHDARGAQTTEFGGWAMPVEFDSIRTEHESVRESAGKFDVSHMGEIEVSGPDAAELLGRLTTNDVSAPDPGNAQYAMITDTEGTILDDTVIYRLPETHDADFLFVPNAGHDEEMEDRWTTHRDEWELDATVDNRTEEYAMFAVQGPDAVELVASAADDANATADADEPLADLGRFSATDATVADVDCLAARTGYTGEDGLELIVPWDGAEAVWEAFDCQPCGLGARDTLRIEAGFLLSGQDFHHEENPRNPFEADVGFAVDLDTEFVGRDALAQVAEPGPDERFVGFELETRGVPRHGYDITDSEGTTIGTVTSGTMSPTLSTPVGMGYVPTEYAEPGTAVSVRVRGEPKEARTRALPFLER
- a CDS encoding S8 family peptidase encodes the protein MVEKPTPGRRSFLKAIGAGTLFGGLSGVASATPGRQPGPKKDEILVGVSASAADMEGAVTQAVPGNAEVVHRNEKLSYVAVKFPSQAADRAKENFIDAITKKDHIKYAEPNTTHEALYQPSDPRFGDQYAPKQVESDRAWDTTLGDSGVTIAVVDTGAQYDHPDLQANYKSNPGRDFADNDSDPYPDAPSSEYHGTHVSGCAAAVVDNGTGVAGQSNSSLINGRALDEGGSGSTADIADAIEWAADQGADIINLSLGGGGYTSTMKNAVSYATDNGSLVIAAAGNNGSSSVSYPAAYSECMAISAVDDNEQLASFSQYGENVELCAPGVDVLSTTTEARGSYERLSGTSMATPVTSGVAGLTLAKWNLTNQELRSHLKNTAEDIGLSANEQGSGQVDALAAVTTDPADGGGGGGGGGGGGETTSGSVDGSLSSYRDGDDYTWSWTYSSPSQVVVELDGPTNADFDLYVNTGTTRNASPNSYDYASRSTNSQETVTIDTPDDSAAMQINVDSYSGSGNYSLTITETQ
- the gcvPB gene encoding aminomethyl-transferring glycine dehydrogenase subunit GcvPB; the encoded protein is MKFNQARWTRETPEEGGEVYEPLLVEKSSRAVETDDAPLPDDLTRDGIELPDPAEPELARHYTRLSQMNYGVENGPFPLGSCTMKYNPSFTEDVAALPEAATHPDRSTDSVQGNLELRHKLADSLARIGGMDAVTLQPPAGAAGEFTGILIAKAYHEQNGNDRNEIVVPESAHGTNFASAALAGYEVVSLPSADDGRVDVDALRAAVSDDTAALMLTNPNTLGLFERDIEEIADIVHDAGGLLYYDGANLNALLGRARPGDMGFDVMHYNVHKTFATPHGGGGPGAGPVGVVEELAPYLPTPQVSEIDSDEPDDEEAASDDASYERFEPEHSIGKVHGFAGNWLVLVKTYAYIARLGDPGLRDTSAKAVLNANYLASQIDYDIPFEPFHHEFVASADRDAADVAKRMLDYGVHPPTTKWPEIVDEALMTEPTESESRAALDHLARAFDRAAADDDVTLETAPERTAARRIDQASAARNPRLSWHALDDE
- the gcvPA gene encoding aminomethyl-transferring glycine dehydrogenase subunit GcvPA; amino-acid sequence: MEGGSVSSDEHRENGRGSPFAPHTAAETTAMLDAVGVESEDHLFDIPEEIEFDGSFDIEPRSERAIREEIASMLGRNEDLVEFLGRGHYDHYVPSAVDHLADRSEFLTSYTQYQPEVAQGFLQALFEYQSMLVELTGLEVANCSMYDAATALGEAATLAVRVRATSGDRVLVPEQLHDGRRAVLDSYLAGTDAIVETYPMDDGIVDRDALADAIDEDCVMVYTENPTVRGTIEEGLGAIGELTDDHDALFCLGSDPVALSLLEEPASVGADVVIGDAALGLGAADGMGLGLFATREAFLRQVPGRLVGTGEDSEERRAYTLTLQTREQHIRRERATSNICTNQAWVALRAAMHVAWLGPDGLTDLAKESVTRANEVAERLDAIDGVTAPVHDRHHFREVVARTDREASALKEDLEAEGYAIHAIDDHLVQVCVTETNADRIDDLVAAVEAVA
- the gcvH gene encoding glycine cleavage system protein GcvH, with protein sequence MSFEIPDELRYMESHEWADREDGTARIGISDFAQDELGDIVFVEFPEEGEEITHDEEFGVVESIKAVSDLYSPVSGTVTATNDALLDAPELVNDDPYGEGWMLEVDLDDADDLDDLLDADAYRNQIE
- a CDS encoding metal-dependent hydrolase, with amino-acid sequence MVDVLGHLGMGLLWLAPAWYFIDDRRTAALFIGVGFWFGMLPDVDLVLSSFQGIHHHGVFHTVLAALVFAAILGPILGWLLKRLFGGTTWFSREAADHATALGVIAVGLPSLAHVFADMLSAPDTSTRIEPLWPLVDGPVVYMDVLFYQSFWATIGLFVLGLAANVAFYYWSDQNEGSRRTQPS